The following nucleotide sequence is from Methylocella sp..
AGCCAACGCAACGACGCTATTGGTCGTGCCGAAATCGACGCCAACGCCGATCGGAGCGCCTGCATTCTTGTCGCGCATCGAGAAATCCTTACATGTGATGAAGAAGCCATGCCGAAAAAAAGCCCGCACGGACATCTCCGCACGGGCTTATTTTTAGAGAGGCCGCGCGGCAACGCGGCCGGACGTTGCAGTCTATTCGTCAGCCGCGGTCTTGGAGCCTTTCTTCGGCACCTCTTCGCGAGCTTTCAGCGCAGCGCCGAGAATATCGCCCAGCGAGGCGCCCGAATCGGCGGAGCCGTATTGCGCGATGGCTTCCTTCTCTTCAGCCACTTCCAGCGCCTTGATCGAGACCGACACTTTTCTCGCGCGGCGATCGAACAAGGTAATGCGGGCGTCGACCTTTTCGCCAATAGCGAAACGCTCCGGCCGCTGATCCGCCCGATCCCGCGCAAGTTCATTGCGCTTGATGAAGGCGGTGAAATCGGTGCCGACGATTTTCACGTCCAGCCCGCCATCCTTCACTTCGAGGACTTCGCAGGTGACCACGGAGCCCTTCTTCAGCTCGGTCGGATCTTCGCCGGACTTCGCCGCCGCGTCGCTCGACTTAGCCGCGAACGGATCGGTCGCAAGCTGTTTCACGCCGAGCGAAATGCGCTCTTTCTCGATATCGACGTCAAGCACCTTGGCTTTGACGATATCGCCCTTCTTGTAATCCTCGATGACCTGTTCGCCGGGCTTGTTCCAATCGAGGTCGGAGAGATGAACCATCCCGTCGACATCGCCGTCGAGTCCGATGAAAAGACCAAATTCGGTCTTGTTCTTGACCTCGCCCTCGACTTCCGAACCGACCGGGAATTTCTCGGCGAACGACTGCCACGGATTGGCGAGGGTCTGCTTGAGGCCGAGCGAAATGCGGCGCTTGACCGGATCGACCTCGAGAACCTGAACTTCGACCTCCTGGCTCGTCGCGACGATCTTGCCAGGATGCACGTTCTTTTTGGTCCAAGACATTTCCGAGACGTGGATCAGACCTTCGATGCCGGGCTCTAGCTCGACGAAAGCGCCATAATCGGTGATGTTCGTCACCCTGCCCTGGAACCGCGCATCGACGGGGTACTTGGCCTCGATGCCCTGCC
It contains:
- the rpsA gene encoding 30S ribosomal protein S1, whose product is MASTSTYAPSREDFAALLDESYGQNEAFEGSVIKGIVVAIEKDVAVIDLGLKTEGRVPLKEFQGPGREGPLSVGDEVEVYLERIENALGEAVISRDKARREESWVKLEKAFEKQEKVEGVIFNQVKGGFTVDLDGAVAFLPRSQVDIRPIRDVTPLMQVPQPFQILKMDRRRGNIVVSRRTVLEESRAEQRHEIVANLEEGQVIEGMVKNITDYGAFVDLGGIDGLLHVTDIAWRRVNHPTEVLTIGQTVRIKIIKINHETHRISLGMKQLLEDPWQGIEAKYPVDARFQGRVTNITDYGAFVELEPGIEGLIHVSEMSWTKKNVHPGKIVATSQEVEVQVLEVDPVKRRISLGLKQTLANPWQSFAEKFPVGSEVEGEVKNKTEFGLFIGLDGDVDGMVHLSDLDWNKPGEQVIEDYKKGDIVKAKVLDVDIEKERISLGVKQLATDPFAAKSSDAAAKSGEDPTELKKGSVVTCEVLEVKDGGLDVKIVGTDFTAFIKRNELARDRADQRPERFAIGEKVDARITLFDRRARKVSVSIKALEVAEEKEAIAQYGSADSGASLGDILGAALKAREEVPKKGSKTAADE